In the genome of Bremerella sp. P1, the window GTTAGAGGCCGTATTGGCCCGCACCTCTTGGTGCAGAATGCTACTCGCGGAAATAGAGAAGGGAAGAATTCATGCCTCCGATCTTGGCTCGACCGCACGAAAACGCTTGACGGAGCATCCCAATAAGGACATCGCCGCGCTTGCCAATACCCATCTCGCACACGGTTCGACGGCATCCCGAAACGAGGTTGTGCAGCGTTATCAATCCGCGTGGCTAAAGAACAAAGGTGACGTCCACAAGGGACGCGAGCTATTTGCAAAACATTGCAGCGTCTGTCATCGCCTGGAAGGAAACGGCTTTCTCGTGGGGCCTGATCTGGCTGGCCTGACGAACAAATCTCCCGAAGCGCTGGGGGTAGCGATCCTTGATCCGAATCGTGCTGTGGAAGACAAGTTTCTCGAGTACGCGGCCATGACGGACGATGGTCGTACTTTCATAGGAATGCTTGCATCAGAAAGTGGTACGAGCGTCACGTTACGCGGCCAAGGCGGCAAAGAGGAGACGGTATTGCGCGAGGAAATTGAACAACTACGCAGTACCAGCCGATCGCTCATGCCGGAAGGATTCGAGAAGGTAATGGACCCGCAAGCACTGGCCGATTTGATCCGATACGTCGCAGAGGCCAAAGCGGAATAGTTCGACATTCTCCCCTCAAGTCCGCACTTACCGGGCACGACCTGATTTTCTAAATGGGTGCCGCCAATGGACTGGGTGCTAGACATTTCACTTTGACGCACCGTCATTCACTGGGTACTTACTGGACAAAAACTTTAGGAGTACTCAGGGGAGTGATGTATTATTGGGTTAGGGATGAAACTCGCTGCCTCGGACGGAATCTTGCTTTTCTCTGTCTTGGGTGTGTTCGATGTTTCGTTTTCCAAAAGTCAGTGCAGAACGAACTCGTGAAATTGTCCGCGAGGTTTCCCACGGCTCAAAGGCTCGTGGACGATTCTTTGTATTGCTAATCACCGCATCGATGATTGCATCGTTTGGGTTGATTGCCAACAGTACAGCTGTCATTATTGGTGCGATGCTGGTGTCACCACTGATGACACCTATTTTCGGGGCAGCATTGGGAATCTTACGGGGCAATCCACGCTTGTTGGGCTGGTCGCTCTGGAGTGAAGCAATCGGAATCACTCTGGCAGTGGGGGCCGCATATCTGGTCGGGATTCCACAGCTTTCCTTCGGTGATGCCACACCGGAAATGCTCGCACGCACCCAACCAAACCTGCTTGACCTGCTTGTCGCTGTGTTTGCTGGCTTCGCCGGTGCCTATGCGATGCTCGACGAGCGTGTGAGCCCGGCGCTTCCTGGTGTCGCTATTGCGACTGCGATCGTTCCGCCACTTGCGACTTGCGGACTTTGCCTGTCGTTAGGGGCATGGTCAGGCGCCGGTGGAGCGATGCTTCTCTTTCTCGCGAATTTCGTGTCGATTCTTTTAGTGGCATTGGCAGTGTTTTGGGCTGGCGGATTGGCCCGCAAAGGCATGTACTCCCGGAGACGAGTGTTCGGCCATATTGGATTGACGACGACTGCGTTTGTAGTCGTTGTTGTGATTTTGACGAACTCTTTGCTGCGAATCACAAAGGACAGAGCTCTTGAGAGCGGGATTCATAAGACCCTCGAAGAAGAATTAGCGCTAAAGCATGGAACAGACCTAGAGGAACTCATGCATTGCCGTACGTCGAAAGGTGTACAAGTATTGGCGACAGTACGGTCGCACAGCACGATCTCTCCTAGATGGGTTACAGCGATCGAAGACCGTCTTGAGTCTGCGCTTGGCGAACCAGTTGACTTAGTCGTTCGGACAATTCGATCTCGCGATGTATGCGCCCTCGGTGCGTCGCTTCAGGTGGTCCACCCTAACCTTGATGGAGATTTCCTGGTTGAGATGTCTGACGACTTTGAAGCCCGTGAATCACTAGCCTCTCAGGTCGTGCGCGAGTTCTTTGAGGATGAACCAGGGTTTGAACTAACCCGAATTGAGTACGGAATCTCCAATAACCATGAAGGCGTGATCGTTGCCTACGCCAATTCCATTCGTCGTCTATCCAAACAAGAGTTCGGTGCCTTGGAGTCTGTTCTGCAAGAGAGATTTAATGACCCGGCTCTGCACTTGTTTGTAAGCATGAATGTGGCGAGCCTGCAGGGTCGAGATGGCCCTCAGCTAGTCGAATGGAGCAATGTTCAATCAGCGGCGCCCGAGAGGGCGGGGGAACTACCCGGCATCAGAGAGGCGATTCGCATCGCAGTCAAGCATGAGACAAACAACGAGCCCATTCGCATGCACTTCAATTGGACAGGTGATCACTGGAGAGCTTTGGTCGAGGTATTTGGCGGTGAGGGATTGTCACCATCCGCAGTCGCCAAGATACGAAGCGAATTGCCTGAACAGCTTGCTCAGCGTGTAGAACTGCTAATCTGGCGCAAAAGTGATTTCGTTGTGACTGAAGAGGGTTATTCGGACTACGACACACTCGTGGATTCGGACCTATTGCAACGTAGCGAGCAACTCCGTGGGCTATTTCAGGTATCGACATTGCCGTCAACAACCACCTCGCACAAAGATGCTGCAGATTCCTTGTTATTGGATGAGTAAATAATGAACGACAAGCCCACATCCAATGGCGACGATACTTTGAAATACATGAGGTCGCACTCGTACTTTCATGGTCTAAGTGATGAACTCCTTGAGAGAATCTCTGGGTGTATTTCTGTCAAGCGATTCGCGACAGGGGATATAATCTATCGTGCAAATCAAAGAATTGCAGAAGTCGGATTCATCGTCGGAGGTCGGCTCAAAGGTGTGATCAACGATTAGGGCGGCGTGGAGCGATTGTTTCGTTTTGCAGAACGAGGCGAGTCTATCGGCCTGATCTGGGCAGCGATGTCGGAACCCTTACCGATGTCGGCCGTGGCAGTCGAGCCTTCGACCGTTCTCATGCTGGACTATGAAAAAGCCTTGGAGTTAACAGCACAATCTCCCGAACTACGTTCGCACTGGAATCAAAAATTAGCTGGCTCAATCCGATCACACTTGATCGGTGATTCAAAGATTTCAGACACGTCAATCGTCGTTGTTTTCCATCAATCGGAACAGACTCGCCCGTTAACCAAGCGGCTCATCAACAGGCTATCGAAGGCAGGTGAGACGCTTGGCATATTTAGTGACAACGAGGTCCACAACTACGACGATTGCACGAAGGTACGCAGTCTATACAACAATGAGCGTTTGATATCCGAAGGAGAAATCCACGAGCAGATTGGAGGTTGGGGAAATCCAGCTCGAATCATCGTCGATTTGAAGGCTACCATTGACGACGACGTTGCATCCCGTCTTATTGGCCTCAGCCAGCACATCTTGTGGGTGGCTGATGAGAGTAATTGGCAAGAAGCGATACAGCGTTTGAGGGAACTCGAGGCCGATTCACCGGCTGTACGCGACAAAGTTGCCTTCATTTGGAATCTACGTAGCGGCCCTACGGCTCCATTTGCACCGGAGATTGCGTCTGTTGCCCAAAGAGATATAAAGACCCCAGCGGACGACTCTAGCTCCGCGACAAACACGCTTGATCCGGGAGTCGAGGGGGTAATTCACCATCTTCGCGGGATCAGTGTTGGGTTGGCGCTCGGCGGTGGTGCGGCTTTGGGCATGGCCCATCTAGGAGTTTTGCGTGCACTTGAACAGGCAGGTGTCGTCGTCGATCGAATTGCAGGCACGAGTGCCGGAGCAATGGTCGGACTGCTTTGTGCGGCAGGTCATAGTCCAGACTACCTTGTCGATCGATTTACCGAAGACTTGCAACCAGGTTGGTTATTTCGAATGCTGCCAAGGGGCGGTTACTGGTATCTGACTTACAAGTATCGACGTGGGAAGTTTGATCCAATGCTGCGCAAATACTTAAATGATTTGTGCATCGAGCAGCTGCCGGTTCCAGCCTCTGCAGTGACTGTTGACCTGGTCAGTGGCGATGTAATTGTCCGCAATGTCGGCGACGCTGTACACGGCATACTGGATAGCATCAATCTGCCCCTGTTGTCCAAGCCGATCCTTCGAGACGGTCAGGCACTGATTGATGGAGGCTGCGTGAACAATGTTCCTGCGGATGTGTTGGTGTCTCAGGGGTGTAACCTCGTCATTGCCGTTGATGTTCTTGCAAAAATCGACAAGGAATTCGCTGGCCTCCGACCAGATACACCGGTGAGCCAGGGTAAGCCGCCGAATTCAGTACAGACTTTACTGCGTGCTTATGCAGTACAGAGTTACAACATGAATTCGGTAGGCTCGCTCCCAGCTGATGTGCGAATCGAACCTGATACGAGTGGATTCAGCATGTCTGAGTTTACCAGTGCGTCGGAACTTGCATCGATCGGCGAACAAGCTACTCGCGAAAAGCTCTCAACAATTCAAGCCCTTCTCAAACGCCTGGGAAGTACGCCTCATCTTGATCCGGTTTAGTCTCGCCGGCACTTTGATCAAGTCCGACGCAATTCGGCAGTCTACGAATCTCGTCCTGAAAACTTGCGTTCATACTGTTCACAAACGAGCGCCGAAACAGCCCAGAACAGAGGATCTGGTGAGACGACTTCGCGTAACAGATAGCGCATAAAAAACGCCGCGAATCAAACTGATTCGCGGCGTTTTCGCTCAGCGTGGGTGGAAGGGCTCGAACCTTCAACCTTCGGTTTCGTAGACCGATGCTCTATCCAATTGAGCTACACCCACAAGTAATTGGTTTAAGTGAATTACCTTATCGGCTATTCTCTCTCACGCAAGACCCTGGATTATAGGGACGTGATTGGTTCCCGTAAAGACGCCACCAGGGAACTTAGGTTCAGGATCGTGAAAAAATGTCTGTTCAGGCCCTAAACTCCCACGACTTCTAAGTCGTTGCGGTCTTATTACTTCGGCATTTTCCGGAAATTACTTTTCTGCGGCATCTTAAAATCGGTGGGTCCGCCAGCTTCCAGGTCTAGCAGTCGCTTTTTCAGGCTGATTCCCTGCGGGCTGGTGAACCCGCCGATCTTGTTGCCGGCTGAAATGACGCGGTGACAGGGGATGATCACGGGGATGCGATTCTGCGACATAGCGGTTCCAACTGCTCGGGCTGCGCCAGAGCGACCAGCAAGCGTGGCAAGTTCCCCGTAGGTTACGACTTCGCCATAGGGAATACGCTGGCAGGCCTCCCAAATCCGCTGCTGAAAAGGGGTACCATGCGACAGGTCTGTGGGAACATCCGCAAAATCGATACGGATGCCAGCAGCATAGTCGACGACGTCTTGGATCAAGTCCCGCTGGGCTTCTGTCAGATCATCCGGAAGCCGAGATCGCTTTCGCTTATCGCGTTTGGCAACCCAGGCGAATCGGCTCAGTTTTTCGCCAATCCAGCTGATTTCCGCGGGGCCCAGAGACGTTTCCAGCTGAACCGTTCTCAGGGAAAGACTGTCTTCTTTAGAAGTTACGGCATATTGAATCGTCACGGGCGGTGTCCTTCACCTAGCGTGGCACCTTTGACACTTTTGTGACGGTCATTCTATACTTGCAAGTGGGTTGTGCCACTCCTGCCAGCCCCGTGGTTCGCCGCGCACAAACATCATAAGGAGGATTGGATGGTCGATATCCGCTCGCTGACTGACGATTTTTACATCAACATGAATCTCAATACGGAGATGGATTTACCTAGCGGGCGAGACACGGTTCTTCACTTTTTCGAGCAGGTCCGCAAACGTTATCCCAAGATGCGGAATTTCTACTCGCGCGATCGCAACGAGTTCGTTCTCGAAGAAGATAAAGATGGCGGCAGCTACCGCTGGACGTCCGTTGAACCCAAACGAATCCTATCAGGCTACGTCAATCCAAGCTCGTTTGACGACGCAGTCGAGCAGCACCGGTTTGTTCTCGACCAGATCCCATACGCGCTCTCGATTAGTCCGCTGGACTGCGAGTCGCTCAACGCGATGTATGGCTTCGACTTCACCTACAGCGGCAACCACAACCAGCTGGTCGCCGACGCCCTTGGGCTTCCGCCAGCGCTGGAAAGAATGGTGCAGGGGAGTGATAACCGAATCATCGGTTTCGAGCCAGCAATTCAGTGCAGTCTCGACGACGAATGTCGAACCCAATTCCGACTCAGCATCGAGACACGAACCTCCGCTTATCACGTCCGCACCGGCGAGTTCCCTGAGGAACAGCTAAGCGTTTACCTGACCGTTCGTCGTTTCGGCAGCTTGGACGAGAGCGAAACGTACGTCACCGCGTTCGAGCGTCTGCACGATCAAGCAGTCGGCCTGCTGGAACAGTATGTGATTGGTAACATCCTGGAACCACTCAAACAGGCGATCACCATTCGCTAAGCGATGGCGGAAAGATTTTCCAATCGGGAAAGATGTTAGGGCTCAGCGAACTCAAGCAGAGTTAGCTGGGCTCCATGTCTTCCGTGTAGGGAGGACTTTCCCCTTGTATCTCGTGAAGTGCATTCTTGGCCGCCCGCTGTTCGGCTTCCTTCTTGTTGGCACCCCACGCCGATGTGTATCGGCTGCCTTGGAGAACAACCGCCACATTGAAGAACTTGCTGTGATCGGGACC includes:
- a CDS encoding DUF389 domain-containing protein — encoded protein: MFRFPKVSAERTREIVREVSHGSKARGRFFVLLITASMIASFGLIANSTAVIIGAMLVSPLMTPIFGAALGILRGNPRLLGWSLWSEAIGITLAVGAAYLVGIPQLSFGDATPEMLARTQPNLLDLLVAVFAGFAGAYAMLDERVSPALPGVAIATAIVPPLATCGLCLSLGAWSGAGGAMLLFLANFVSILLVALAVFWAGGLARKGMYSRRRVFGHIGLTTTAFVVVVVILTNSLLRITKDRALESGIHKTLEEELALKHGTDLEELMHCRTSKGVQVLATVRSHSTISPRWVTAIEDRLESALGEPVDLVVRTIRSRDVCALGASLQVVHPNLDGDFLVEMSDDFEARESLASQVVREFFEDEPGFELTRIEYGISNNHEGVIVAYANSIRRLSKQEFGALESVLQERFNDPALHLFVSMNVASLQGRDGPQLVEWSNVQSAAPERAGELPGIREAIRIAVKHETNNEPIRMHFNWTGDHWRALVEVFGGEGLSPSAVAKIRSELPEQLAQRVELLIWRKSDFVVTEEGYSDYDTLVDSDLLQRSEQLRGLFQVSTLPSTTTSHKDAADSLLLDE
- a CDS encoding patatin-like phospholipase family protein, giving the protein MERLFRFAERGESIGLIWAAMSEPLPMSAVAVEPSTVLMLDYEKALELTAQSPELRSHWNQKLAGSIRSHLIGDSKISDTSIVVVFHQSEQTRPLTKRLINRLSKAGETLGIFSDNEVHNYDDCTKVRSLYNNERLISEGEIHEQIGGWGNPARIIVDLKATIDDDVASRLIGLSQHILWVADESNWQEAIQRLRELEADSPAVRDKVAFIWNLRSGPTAPFAPEIASVAQRDIKTPADDSSSATNTLDPGVEGVIHHLRGISVGLALGGGAALGMAHLGVLRALEQAGVVVDRIAGTSAGAMVGLLCAAGHSPDYLVDRFTEDLQPGWLFRMLPRGGYWYLTYKYRRGKFDPMLRKYLNDLCIEQLPVPASAVTVDLVSGDVIVRNVGDAVHGILDSINLPLLSKPILRDGQALIDGGCVNNVPADVLVSQGCNLVIAVDVLAKIDKEFAGLRPDTPVSQGKPPNSVQTLLRAYAVQSYNMNSVGSLPADVRIEPDTSGFSMSEFTSASELASIGEQATREKLSTIQALLKRLGSTPHLDPV
- a CDS encoding methylated-DNA--[protein]-cysteine S-methyltransferase; amino-acid sequence: MTIQYAVTSKEDSLSLRTVQLETSLGPAEISWIGEKLSRFAWVAKRDKRKRSRLPDDLTEAQRDLIQDVVDYAAGIRIDFADVPTDLSHGTPFQQRIWEACQRIPYGEVVTYGELATLAGRSGAARAVGTAMSQNRIPVIIPCHRVISAGNKIGGFTSPQGISLKKRLLDLEAGGPTDFKMPQKSNFRKMPK